One region of Synergistes jonesii genomic DNA includes:
- the mreC gene encoding rod shape-determining protein MreC — translation MRILCRESRPWLNSFISVLAGAAILFLSAGTDGVKHGAVELVNGILSYPEKPVLYLRNIIKLSGNWVLERDNLNERVEKLELKNLALEEALQRAGVKSPAPKGGYLRAVVTLRYPQEWWQELRIDRGAQEGVREGAAVASEGFLVGRVTRVSAHSSWVELITSSSFLIAAAVDQTRDLGVAAGDGRGHLRLLYIPEERNVRRGMSVSTSLMSDVIPPGLAIGTIIGIDEEKEGYKEMRLSAGAHLTQLYNVDVFMPSSGGAQR, via the coding sequence ATGCGGATTCTCTGCCGCGAGAGCCGGCCGTGGCTTAATTCCTTCATTTCGGTCCTCGCAGGGGCGGCGATCCTCTTTTTATCTGCGGGCACAGACGGCGTGAAACACGGAGCCGTCGAGCTTGTGAACGGAATTCTCTCTTATCCCGAGAAGCCCGTCCTCTACCTGCGCAACATCATAAAGCTGAGCGGGAACTGGGTCCTCGAGCGCGACAATCTTAACGAGCGTGTCGAGAAGCTCGAGCTTAAAAACCTCGCTCTCGAGGAGGCGTTGCAGCGCGCCGGAGTTAAAAGCCCGGCGCCGAAGGGCGGCTATCTGCGCGCCGTCGTCACGCTGCGCTATCCTCAGGAGTGGTGGCAGGAGCTTCGCATCGACAGGGGGGCTCAGGAGGGCGTTCGCGAAGGGGCGGCCGTCGCTTCCGAGGGCTTTCTCGTAGGACGCGTGACGCGCGTCTCCGCCCACTCGTCGTGGGTCGAGCTTATAACTTCATCCTCCTTTCTTATCGCGGCCGCGGTCGACCAGACTCGCGACCTCGGCGTCGCCGCCGGCGACGGCAGGGGGCATCTGCGCCTGCTTTACATTCCCGAAGAGAGGAACGTCAGGCGCGGGATGAGCGTTTCGACATCGCTGATGAGCGACGTAATCCCACCGGGGCTTGCGATCGGCACGATAATCGGGATCGACGAGGAGAAGGAGGGGTATAAGGAGATGCGCCTGAGCGCCGGCGCTCACCTTACGCAACTCTACAACGTCGACGTCTTTATGCCTTCGAGCGGAGGCGCGCAGCGATGA
- the mrdA gene encoding penicillin-binding protein 2 — MAEQKYSKFDTMRRLRFLQWALLFSFTLLAAGLFYFQVANGDTYVKLASQNRLRILRILPPRGGIVDINGAPLAVNVRTFNINGYPVDLQKEENVKIVTELLNRSGIPMTEEKFRETVSKQYSAPYRAITVATNLTFAQVAELVMDKDFRHVLFPTPVWRRTYPAAQYAAHVVGYVAEITKEELEAKDTEIYRGGDMIGKNGVEGEYEDSLRGAAGEEVIEVDSRGRKLRDVSYVKSTKGKDMMLAIDLAAQRYAAELIGKYRGSVIAMNVNDGSVRCLYSSPSFDPNPLTWGITHKEWAALTDHRERPMMNRAISGAYPPASTFKIITGSALLESGVANRNTTVYCPGYFELGGKRFRCWKHSGHGRENIIAALRDSCDVFFYELSNEMGISRLIRTASKFGIGKRTGVDIAGEASGTLAGPEWKKRRIKENWYGGDTVNYSIGQGYVLMTPLQVVRAYAAIANGGKLLKPRLNTEAPVESIPLDIRPDVLKLIRRGVEEVTRSGTGRRAANYGIKIAGKTGTAQNSQGEDHAWFVGYAPVDKPQYAVVAIAEAGKGGSSVAGPIVGKMLNFLINGKKYAEEKPQEKKEAAGRGAEAPADGQER, encoded by the coding sequence ATGGCTGAGCAGAAATATTCAAAATTCGATACGATGAGGCGGCTCCGCTTCCTGCAGTGGGCGCTGCTCTTTTCTTTCACGCTGCTCGCGGCGGGGCTCTTTTATTTTCAGGTCGCGAACGGCGACACCTATGTCAAGCTTGCTTCCCAGAACAGGCTGAGGATACTGCGCATACTTCCGCCGCGCGGCGGCATCGTAGACATAAACGGCGCGCCGCTGGCTGTCAACGTGCGCACCTTCAACATAAACGGCTATCCGGTCGACCTGCAGAAGGAAGAGAACGTCAAGATCGTGACTGAGTTGCTCAACCGCAGCGGGATACCGATGACGGAGGAAAAATTCAGGGAGACCGTTTCAAAGCAGTATTCGGCCCCTTACCGCGCGATAACCGTAGCGACGAACCTCACCTTCGCGCAGGTCGCAGAGCTGGTAATGGATAAAGATTTCCGCCACGTGCTCTTCCCGACGCCCGTCTGGCGGCGCACTTACCCTGCGGCGCAGTACGCGGCGCACGTCGTCGGCTATGTCGCCGAGATAACGAAAGAGGAGCTTGAAGCGAAAGACACGGAAATTTACCGCGGCGGCGACATGATAGGCAAAAACGGCGTCGAGGGCGAGTACGAAGATTCGCTGCGCGGAGCCGCCGGCGAAGAGGTTATAGAGGTGGATTCGCGCGGCAGAAAACTGCGCGACGTGAGCTATGTGAAATCGACAAAAGGAAAGGACATGATGCTCGCCATCGACCTCGCAGCTCAGCGCTACGCGGCGGAGCTAATAGGAAAATACAGAGGCAGCGTCATAGCGATGAACGTCAACGACGGCAGCGTGCGCTGTCTTTACTCATCGCCTTCCTTCGACCCGAACCCTCTCACGTGGGGCATCACACATAAAGAATGGGCGGCCCTGACCGACCACCGCGAAAGGCCGATGATGAATCGCGCCATATCTGGGGCGTATCCGCCGGCTTCGACGTTCAAGATAATCACGGGCTCGGCTCTGCTTGAAAGCGGAGTCGCGAACAGAAATACGACGGTCTACTGCCCGGGCTACTTCGAGCTCGGCGGCAAACGCTTCCGCTGCTGGAAGCACAGTGGACACGGACGCGAAAACATAATCGCAGCGCTCCGCGATTCCTGCGACGTATTTTTTTACGAGCTCTCGAACGAGATGGGGATAAGCAGGCTTATCCGCACCGCGTCGAAATTCGGAATCGGAAAAAGGACCGGCGTAGATATAGCCGGCGAAGCGTCGGGGACTCTCGCCGGCCCGGAGTGGAAGAAGAGGAGGATAAAGGAGAACTGGTACGGCGGCGACACAGTCAACTATTCGATAGGGCAGGGCTACGTGCTTATGACGCCGCTGCAGGTCGTCCGCGCCTATGCGGCCATAGCCAACGGAGGGAAACTTTTGAAGCCGCGCCTGAACACTGAAGCGCCGGTCGAAAGTATCCCTCTCGATATTCGCCCCGACGTGTTAAAATTGATAAGGCGCGGCGTCGAAGAAGTTACCAGAAGCGGCACGGGGCGCAGAGCCGCGAATTACGGCATAAAGATCGCAGGCAAGACGGGGACTGCGCAGAACTCGCAGGGCGAGGACCACGCGTGGTTCGTCGGCTACGCGCCGGTCGACAAACCGCAGTACGCGGTGGTCGCGATCGCGGAAGCCGGCAAGGGCGGATCGTCCGTCGCGGGGCCGATAGTGGGAAAGATGTTGAATTTCCTGATAAACGGCAAAAAATACGCGGAAGAGAAGCCGCAGGAAAAGAAGGAAGCGGCCGGGCGAGGAGCTGAAGCGCCAGCTGACGGACAGGAACGCTGA
- a CDS encoding septum site-determining protein MinC: MIQLKGRQAGSLRCIIPADMSEREMLEGFETLLSTGGRLLKGNNVEIDLQTRAFKPELLLKIWKNFIEPAGCTVSRWIAADGGARELLVRMGFCASADGGFPLKNGYRGEREAEEKSFPGFVYFGTLRGGQSIGHNGDIVVIGNVNQGAEIAAKGNVTVIGRLNGLVHAGCGGDDGVAVVARSLETGQVRIGTKLGIIDRNSPFWGRAVTLKINDNEVQVAPWPEL; the protein is encoded by the coding sequence ATGATTCAATTGAAGGGCAGACAGGCAGGGTCGCTGCGATGTATCATACCTGCCGACATGAGCGAGCGCGAGATGCTCGAAGGCTTCGAGACGCTGCTTTCGACGGGCGGCCGCCTGCTCAAAGGAAACAACGTCGAGATAGATCTTCAGACGCGGGCCTTCAAGCCTGAACTGCTCTTAAAAATCTGGAAAAACTTTATCGAACCTGCCGGCTGCACCGTCTCGCGTTGGATCGCGGCGGACGGAGGCGCAAGAGAGCTGCTCGTCAGAATGGGCTTTTGCGCTTCGGCAGACGGAGGCTTTCCTTTAAAAAACGGATACAGGGGCGAACGCGAGGCGGAAGAAAAAAGCTTTCCCGGCTTCGTCTATTTCGGCACGCTGCGCGGCGGCCAGAGCATAGGGCACAACGGCGATATAGTCGTGATCGGCAACGTGAATCAGGGCGCCGAGATCGCCGCGAAGGGAAACGTCACAGTGATAGGGCGGCTTAACGGTCTCGTACACGCCGGCTGCGGCGGGGACGACGGCGTTGCGGTCGTCGCGCGCTCCCTCGAAACGGGGCAGGTCCGTATAGGAACGAAGCTCGGCATTATAGACAGGAATTCGCCTTTCTGGGGAAGAGCTGTTACATTGAAAATAAACGACAATGAAGTTCAGGTCGCTCCGTGGCCGGAGCTTTGA
- the minD gene encoding septum site-determining protein MinD, which yields MKCRTIVITSGKGGVGKTTATANIAAALAQSGYKVVAVDGDVGLRNLDVIMGLENRIVYTLIDVIEGNCRLNQALIRDKRLDSLYMIPTAQSKTKDAVSAEQMEKICADLAPDFDFILIDSPAGIEAGFRNAAAGAAEALVVTTPEVSAVRDADRIIGLLESMGKSPIKLIVNRIRPEMVKRGEMLSVDDVLDILAVDLVGVIPDDKSIITSANSGEPLIFSAATKAGEAFKNISKRICGERVPFMDLFDNDGGVWASIRRFFSKG from the coding sequence ATGAAGTGCAGAACGATCGTGATTACTTCCGGCAAGGGCGGCGTCGGCAAAACGACGGCGACGGCGAATATCGCCGCGGCGCTCGCCCAATCGGGCTATAAGGTCGTAGCCGTGGACGGAGACGTTGGGCTGCGGAACCTCGACGTCATAATGGGACTCGAAAACCGCATAGTCTACACGCTGATCGACGTCATCGAAGGGAATTGCCGGCTGAATCAGGCGCTTATCCGCGACAAGAGGCTCGATAGCCTCTATATGATTCCGACGGCGCAGTCGAAGACTAAGGACGCCGTCTCCGCCGAGCAGATGGAAAAGATATGCGCCGACCTCGCGCCGGATTTCGATTTCATATTGATAGACAGCCCGGCGGGAATAGAGGCCGGCTTCCGCAACGCGGCCGCCGGCGCCGCGGAAGCGCTGGTCGTGACGACGCCGGAGGTCTCGGCGGTGCGCGACGCCGACCGTATAATCGGGCTGCTGGAATCGATGGGCAAATCGCCGATAAAGCTTATCGTGAACAGGATACGCCCCGAGATGGTGAAGCGTGGAGAGATGCTGAGCGTCGACGACGTACTCGACATACTCGCGGTCGACTTAGTCGGCGTGATACCGGACGACAAATCGATCATCACCTCGGCGAACAGCGGCGAGCCTCTTATCTTTTCAGCTGCGACGAAGGCGGGAGAGGCTTTCAAAAATATTTCCAAACGCATATGCGGCGAAAGAGTGCCCTTCATGGACCTCTTCGACAACGACGGCGGAGTTTGGGCGTCTATCCGCAGATTCTTTTCCAAAGGGTAG
- the minE gene encoding cell division topological specificity factor MinE: MGILDCLGGLFGRQKSGSVAKERLQLVLIHDRNDISPEILNALRGDLINTIKKYLEIDENGIELDLNREDHSVALLASIPLKNMRRHAPEAPQAQQKTSQKVQAQEKKGKKK, from the coding sequence GTGGGAATACTTGACTGCCTGGGCGGGCTTTTCGGCAGACAGAAGAGCGGCAGCGTCGCTAAGGAACGCCTTCAGCTCGTCCTGATACACGACAGGAACGACATATCGCCGGAGATCTTGAACGCTCTTCGTGGCGACCTGATAAACACGATAAAAAAATATCTTGAGATAGACGAGAACGGCATAGAGCTCGACCTCAACAGAGAGGATCACTCCGTAGCGCTGCTTGCGTCAATACCGCTGAAGAACATGAGGAGGCACGCGCCCGAGGCTCCTCAGGCGCAGCAGAAGACGTCGCAGAAGGTCCAGGCGCAGGAGAAGAAGGGAAAGAAAAAGTAA
- the rodA gene encoding rod shape-determining protein RodA, producing the protein MAEKFSTSWADIRTYTDWLLLAAGLLLFCLGLAAIYSASASFAKGGAALSGFVIKQAAWGAIGSLIYIAAVKADYRNFMKYAAPLFACMVLTLIVLLLSGHSARGAQRWFNFGFFRFQPSEFGKVVFALALAKLCAALPPNSPRRICAACAVAGAAILPIMLQPDLGSSLVYAVMLLAVFVAAGMPVKFLASIVGAGLAALPLLWFIMKPYQRMRVMVFIDPTVDPQGAGYNVIQSRIAVGSGGLFGKGFMHGTQGKLHFLPEPHTDFIFSVFSEEFGFLGCSVVLLLFALLLWRVLNIAQYTKDMRGKLFCAAVAAWLWFQIAESVAMSMGLAPVTGIPLPLFSYGGSSILVISLALGLVQSVNVAARQDRF; encoded by the coding sequence ATGGCTGAAAAATTTTCCACCTCTTGGGCGGATATAAGGACCTACACGGACTGGCTACTGCTGGCCGCCGGGCTGCTGCTCTTCTGCTTGGGGCTCGCCGCGATATACAGCGCGAGCGCGTCCTTCGCTAAAGGCGGCGCGGCGCTCTCCGGCTTCGTCATAAAGCAGGCGGCGTGGGGGGCGATCGGCTCGCTGATCTATATCGCGGCGGTCAAGGCGGATTACCGGAATTTCATGAAGTACGCGGCGCCGCTCTTCGCCTGCATGGTGCTTACGCTGATCGTCCTGCTGCTTTCGGGGCACAGCGCGCGGGGGGCGCAGCGCTGGTTCAATTTCGGATTTTTCCGCTTCCAACCGTCGGAGTTCGGCAAGGTTGTATTCGCGCTTGCGCTTGCCAAGCTCTGCGCCGCGTTGCCGCCGAACAGCCCGCGCAGGATATGCGCCGCCTGCGCCGTCGCCGGAGCGGCGATACTGCCGATAATGCTTCAACCCGACTTGGGCAGTTCTCTTGTTTACGCCGTAATGCTTTTAGCGGTTTTTGTGGCTGCCGGTATGCCTGTGAAGTTCCTCGCCTCGATCGTCGGCGCCGGACTCGCGGCTCTGCCTTTGCTCTGGTTCATAATGAAGCCCTACCAGAGGATGCGCGTTATGGTTTTCATCGATCCGACGGTAGACCCGCAGGGCGCCGGCTATAACGTGATTCAGTCGCGCATAGCGGTGGGCTCGGGCGGGCTTTTTGGAAAGGGCTTCATGCACGGCACTCAGGGGAAGCTGCACTTTCTGCCGGAGCCCCATACGGATTTCATATTCAGCGTTTTTTCCGAGGAATTCGGCTTTTTGGGCTGCTCCGTCGTTTTGCTGCTTTTCGCGCTGCTGCTCTGGCGCGTCTTGAATATCGCGCAGTATACGAAGGATATGCGTGGAAAATTGTTTTGCGCGGCCGTCGCGGCGTGGCTCTGGTTCCAGATAGCCGAGAGCGTCGCTATGAGCATGGGGCTCGCGCCGGTGACGGGGATACCGCTGCCCCTCTTCAGCTACGGCGGCAGTTCCATACTCGTCATATCGCTCGCGCTCGGCCTCGTCCAGAGCGTTAACGTCGCCGCGAGGCAGGATAGATTCTGA
- a CDS encoding TIGR03960 family B12-binding radical SAM protein has translation MSGGIDEERMRVLLSSVKHPSRYIGGEWGSGPVKEGRDIVRVCYAFPDVYEVGMSYLGFQILYPLTKSLPYADAERVYTPWPDMEEAMRGSGTPLWSLESRRPLRDFDAVGVTLQYELSCTNILTILDLSGIHFRSADRGEEEPLLLAGGIGALSPEPVAPFFDAFMAGDGEALIPEVLSRLHELKGAKRAEKLSALAAIEGVYVPAIHGTNKRIRRRIVENLDDAFYHTTMIVPNTAIVHDRAAVQVFKGCTRGCRFCQAGVIDRPLRERSAESVCRQLEALLESTGWEEAGLLSLATCDWKGLPEAMEKLAPMLAEYKIKLSLPSLRVDAFSVDLASRLESLRKGGLTFAPEAGTQRLRDVINKGVTEEDIEAALEATFAHGWERVKLYFMMGLPTETEEDLAGILEICGRAVTAAKRHKRRGDVNASVAGFVPKAHTPFQWEKQASIEELRERGRWLKSKVRSRKVSLSYHEPEQTFLEGVFARGDSALAPAIERAWLAGERFDGWSEYFNFGRWMKAFEELGMDAASYTAERALGAALPWDHIDCGVDKEYLLLERERAYRAEVTRDCRGGCNGCGWQGRAEVCGGGEN, from the coding sequence ATGTCCGGTGGAATTGACGAGGAGCGCATGCGCGTGCTGCTCTCCTCCGTAAAGCACCCGTCGCGCTACATCGGCGGCGAATGGGGAAGCGGCCCCGTGAAGGAGGGGCGCGATATAGTGCGCGTATGTTACGCTTTCCCCGACGTTTACGAGGTGGGCATGAGCTACCTCGGCTTTCAGATTCTCTACCCGCTTACCAAGTCTCTGCCCTACGCCGACGCGGAGCGCGTCTATACACCTTGGCCGGATATGGAGGAAGCGATGCGCGGCAGCGGAACGCCGCTTTGGTCGCTCGAAAGCCGGCGTCCCCTCAGGGATTTCGACGCGGTGGGCGTCACTCTTCAGTACGAGCTTTCCTGCACGAATATCCTTACGATACTCGACCTTTCGGGCATTCATTTCCGGTCGGCCGACCGCGGCGAGGAGGAGCCGCTGCTTTTGGCCGGCGGCATAGGGGCCCTCTCGCCGGAGCCCGTGGCGCCCTTCTTCGACGCCTTCATGGCCGGAGACGGTGAGGCGCTTATCCCCGAAGTCCTGAGCCGCCTGCACGAACTGAAAGGCGCGAAGCGCGCCGAAAAGCTTTCGGCGCTCGCCGCGATAGAGGGCGTGTACGTCCCGGCTATTCACGGCACGAACAAAAGAATACGCCGCCGCATCGTCGAAAATCTCGACGACGCCTTCTACCACACGACGATGATCGTGCCGAACACCGCAATAGTACACGACAGGGCCGCCGTGCAGGTATTCAAGGGCTGTACCCGCGGCTGCCGTTTCTGCCAGGCCGGAGTGATCGACCGCCCTCTGCGCGAAAGGAGCGCCGAGTCCGTCTGCCGTCAGCTGGAGGCTCTGCTCGAGAGTACGGGCTGGGAGGAGGCCGGGCTGCTTTCCCTCGCCACCTGCGACTGGAAGGGGCTGCCGGAGGCCATGGAGAAACTGGCACCTATGCTCGCAGAATATAAAATAAAGCTCTCGCTGCCGAGCCTGCGCGTCGACGCTTTTTCCGTCGACCTCGCGTCAAGGCTCGAATCGCTGAGAAAAGGGGGGCTCACATTCGCGCCCGAGGCCGGGACGCAGAGGCTTCGCGACGTGATAAACAAGGGCGTGACGGAGGAGGATATCGAAGCCGCGCTTGAGGCGACTTTCGCCCACGGCTGGGAGCGTGTCAAATTGTATTTCATGATGGGGCTGCCGACGGAAACGGAGGAGGACCTCGCCGGCATACTGGAAATATGCGGCAGGGCCGTCACCGCGGCGAAACGCCACAAGCGCCGCGGCGACGTTAACGCGTCGGTCGCCGGCTTCGTACCGAAGGCGCACACTCCTTTTCAGTGGGAGAAGCAGGCGTCTATAGAGGAGCTTCGCGAGCGCGGCCGCTGGCTCAAATCGAAGGTTCGAAGCAGGAAGGTCTCCCTTTCCTATCACGAGCCGGAGCAGACCTTTCTCGAAGGGGTTTTCGCGCGCGGCGACTCGGCGCTCGCGCCCGCGATAGAAAGGGCGTGGCTCGCCGGCGAACGCTTCGACGGATGGAGCGAATATTTTAATTTCGGCCGCTGGATGAAGGCCTTCGAGGAGCTCGGCATGGACGCCGCCTCCTACACTGCGGAACGTGCCCTCGGCGCCGCTCTGCCATGGGATCATATCGACTGCGGCGTCGATAAAGAATATTTGCTGCTCGAACGCGAAAGGGCTTACAGGGCAGAGGTCACGCGCGACTGCCGCGGCGGTTGCAACGGCTGCGGCTGGCAGGGGCGCGCGGAGGTGTGCGGCGGTGGCGAGAATTAG